The following are encoded together in the Oncorhynchus gorbuscha isolate QuinsamMale2020 ecotype Even-year linkage group LG03, OgorEven_v1.0, whole genome shotgun sequence genome:
- the LOC124031619 gene encoding protein ILRUN isoform X2, producing MYCCWSGCYDWTRPRFKLGDPAVAATVDLPMEGMDIDLDPELMQKFNCMGTTDKDVLISEFQRLLGFQLNPAGCAFFLDMTNWNLQAAIGAYYDVESPSINTPSMSFLEDVTIGEGESVPPDTPFTKTWRIQNTGAESWPPGVCLKYIGGDQFGHINMVMVRCLDPQEISDVSVQMHSPVSPGMYQGQWRMCTATGLFYGDVIWVILSVEVGGLLGVTQQLSSFETEFNTQPHRNVEGDFNPFASPQKSKHNSGDHNNLKDPGGAWEGMQDAIQQDQNGLSHNAVNRASNGLQSNLSVVTYSQCHVWMWIRTSLFMADFETSNSI from the exons atgtattgttgtTGGAGTGGTTGTTATGACTGGACAAGGCCTCGGTTTAAATTAGGAGACCCCGCCGTCGCTGCCACGGTAGACCTGCCGATGGAGGGCATGGACATAGACCTGGACCCGGAGCTCATGCAGAAATTCAACTGTATGGGCACCACTGACAAGGATGTCCTCATCTCAGAATTCCAAAGACTGCTGGGGTTCCAACTCAACCCGGCAGGATGCGCCTTCTTCCTTGACATGACCAACTG GAATCTACAGGCAGCCATTGGTGCATATTATGACGTTGAGAGTCCCAGCATCAACACACCATCCATGTCCTTTTTGGAGGATGTGACGATTGGTGAGGGAGAGTCTGTTCCCCCCGACACACCGTTCACAAAGACCTGGAGGATACAGAATACAG GTGCAGAGTCCTGGCCACCCGGGGTATGTCTGAAGTACATTGGAGGGGACCAGTTTGGCCACATCAACATGGTGATGGTGCGCTGTCTAGACCCCCAGGAGATCTCAGATGTCAGTGTGCAGATGCACAGCCCTGTGTCACCTGGCATGTACCAGGGCCAATGGAGGATGTGCACAGCCACAGGACTGTTTTACGGAG ATGTGATCTGGGTGATCCTCAGTGTAGAGGTGGGAGGCCTTTTGGGCGTAACACAGCAGCTGTCCTCCTTCGAGACAGAGTTCAACACACAGCCGCACCGCAACGTGGAGGGAGACTTCAACCCCTTCGCCTCGCCACAGAAGAGCAAACACAACTCCGGAGACCACAACAACTTGAAAGACCCTGGAGGAGCCTGGGAGGGCATGCAGGACGCCATCCAGCAAGATCAAAACGGACTGTCTCACAATGCTGTAAATAGAGCATCGAATGGGCTCCAAAGCAATCTATCAGTAGTCACTTACAGTCAG TGCCACGTTTGGATGTGGATAAGAACATCTCTCTTCATGGCTGACTTTGAAACCTCCAATTCAATatag
- the LOC124031619 gene encoding protein ILRUN isoform X4, producing MYCCWSGCYDWTRPRFKLGDPAVAATVDLPMEGMDIDLDPELMQKFNCMGTTDKDVLISEFQRLLGFQLNPAGCAFFLDMTNWNLQAAIGAYYDVESPSINTPSMSFLEDVTIGEGESVPPDTPFTKTWRIQNTGAESWPPGVCLKYIGGDQFGHINMVMVRCLDPQEISDVSVQMHSPVSPGMYQGQWRMCTATGLFYGDVIWVILSVEVGGLLGVTQQLSSFETEFNTQPHRNVEGDFNPFASPQKSKHNSGDHNNLKDPGGAWEGMQDAIQQDQNGLSHNAVNRASNGLQSNLSVVTYSQGIHGPYPFGQS from the exons atgtattgttgtTGGAGTGGTTGTTATGACTGGACAAGGCCTCGGTTTAAATTAGGAGACCCCGCCGTCGCTGCCACGGTAGACCTGCCGATGGAGGGCATGGACATAGACCTGGACCCGGAGCTCATGCAGAAATTCAACTGTATGGGCACCACTGACAAGGATGTCCTCATCTCAGAATTCCAAAGACTGCTGGGGTTCCAACTCAACCCGGCAGGATGCGCCTTCTTCCTTGACATGACCAACTG GAATCTACAGGCAGCCATTGGTGCATATTATGACGTTGAGAGTCCCAGCATCAACACACCATCCATGTCCTTTTTGGAGGATGTGACGATTGGTGAGGGAGAGTCTGTTCCCCCCGACACACCGTTCACAAAGACCTGGAGGATACAGAATACAG GTGCAGAGTCCTGGCCACCCGGGGTATGTCTGAAGTACATTGGAGGGGACCAGTTTGGCCACATCAACATGGTGATGGTGCGCTGTCTAGACCCCCAGGAGATCTCAGATGTCAGTGTGCAGATGCACAGCCCTGTGTCACCTGGCATGTACCAGGGCCAATGGAGGATGTGCACAGCCACAGGACTGTTTTACGGAG ATGTGATCTGGGTGATCCTCAGTGTAGAGGTGGGAGGCCTTTTGGGCGTAACACAGCAGCTGTCCTCCTTCGAGACAGAGTTCAACACACAGCCGCACCGCAACGTGGAGGGAGACTTCAACCCCTTCGCCTCGCCACAGAAGAGCAAACACAACTCCGGAGACCACAACAACTTGAAAGACCCTGGAGGAGCCTGGGAGGGCATGCAGGACGCCATCCAGCAAGATCAAAACGGACTGTCTCACAATGCTGTAAATAGAGCATCGAATGGGCTCCAAAGCAATCTATCAGTAGTCACTTACAGTCAG
- the LOC124031619 gene encoding protein ILRUN isoform X1: protein MYCCWSGCYDWTRPRFKLGDPAVAATVDLPMEGMDIDLDPELMQKFNCMGTTDKDVLISEFQRLLGFQLNPAGCAFFLDMTNWNLQAAIGAYYDVESPSINTPSMSFLEDVTIGEGESVPPDTPFTKTWRIQNTGAESWPPGVCLKYIGGDQFGHINMVMVRCLDPQEISDVSVQMHSPVSPGMYQGQWRMCTATGLFYGDVIWVILSVEVGGLLGVTQQLSSFETEFNTQPHRNVEGDFNPFASPQKSKHNSGDHNNLKDPGGAWEGMQDAIQQDQNGLSHNAVNRASNGLQSNLSVVTYSQVIRLLIIPHPCHHRFTHLRLMTITWTPSPP from the exons atgtattgttgtTGGAGTGGTTGTTATGACTGGACAAGGCCTCGGTTTAAATTAGGAGACCCCGCCGTCGCTGCCACGGTAGACCTGCCGATGGAGGGCATGGACATAGACCTGGACCCGGAGCTCATGCAGAAATTCAACTGTATGGGCACCACTGACAAGGATGTCCTCATCTCAGAATTCCAAAGACTGCTGGGGTTCCAACTCAACCCGGCAGGATGCGCCTTCTTCCTTGACATGACCAACTG GAATCTACAGGCAGCCATTGGTGCATATTATGACGTTGAGAGTCCCAGCATCAACACACCATCCATGTCCTTTTTGGAGGATGTGACGATTGGTGAGGGAGAGTCTGTTCCCCCCGACACACCGTTCACAAAGACCTGGAGGATACAGAATACAG GTGCAGAGTCCTGGCCACCCGGGGTATGTCTGAAGTACATTGGAGGGGACCAGTTTGGCCACATCAACATGGTGATGGTGCGCTGTCTAGACCCCCAGGAGATCTCAGATGTCAGTGTGCAGATGCACAGCCCTGTGTCACCTGGCATGTACCAGGGCCAATGGAGGATGTGCACAGCCACAGGACTGTTTTACGGAG ATGTGATCTGGGTGATCCTCAGTGTAGAGGTGGGAGGCCTTTTGGGCGTAACACAGCAGCTGTCCTCCTTCGAGACAGAGTTCAACACACAGCCGCACCGCAACGTGGAGGGAGACTTCAACCCCTTCGCCTCGCCACAGAAGAGCAAACACAACTCCGGAGACCACAACAACTTGAAAGACCCTGGAGGAGCCTGGGAGGGCATGCAGGACGCCATCCAGCAAGATCAAAACGGACTGTCTCACAATGCTGTAAATAGAGCATCGAATGGGCTCCAAAGCAATCTATCAGTAGTCACTTACAGTCAG
- the LOC124031619 gene encoding protein ILRUN isoform X3: MYCCWSGCYDWTRPRFKLGDPAVAATVDLPMEGMDIDLDPELMQKFNCMGTTDKDVLISEFQRLLGFQLNPAGCAFFLDMTNWNLQAAIGAYYDVESPSINTPSMSFLEDVTIGEGESVPPDTPFTKTWRIQNTGAESWPPGVCLKYIGGDQFGHINMVMVRCLDPQEISDVSVQMHSPVSPGMYQGQWRMCTATGLFYGDVIWVILSVEVGGLLGVTQQLSSFETEFNTQPHRNVEGDFNPFASPQKSKHNSGDHNNLKDPGGAWEGMQDAIQQDQNGLSHNAVNRASNGLQSNLSVVTYSQVKAALNNISISSH, from the exons atgtattgttgtTGGAGTGGTTGTTATGACTGGACAAGGCCTCGGTTTAAATTAGGAGACCCCGCCGTCGCTGCCACGGTAGACCTGCCGATGGAGGGCATGGACATAGACCTGGACCCGGAGCTCATGCAGAAATTCAACTGTATGGGCACCACTGACAAGGATGTCCTCATCTCAGAATTCCAAAGACTGCTGGGGTTCCAACTCAACCCGGCAGGATGCGCCTTCTTCCTTGACATGACCAACTG GAATCTACAGGCAGCCATTGGTGCATATTATGACGTTGAGAGTCCCAGCATCAACACACCATCCATGTCCTTTTTGGAGGATGTGACGATTGGTGAGGGAGAGTCTGTTCCCCCCGACACACCGTTCACAAAGACCTGGAGGATACAGAATACAG GTGCAGAGTCCTGGCCACCCGGGGTATGTCTGAAGTACATTGGAGGGGACCAGTTTGGCCACATCAACATGGTGATGGTGCGCTGTCTAGACCCCCAGGAGATCTCAGATGTCAGTGTGCAGATGCACAGCCCTGTGTCACCTGGCATGTACCAGGGCCAATGGAGGATGTGCACAGCCACAGGACTGTTTTACGGAG ATGTGATCTGGGTGATCCTCAGTGTAGAGGTGGGAGGCCTTTTGGGCGTAACACAGCAGCTGTCCTCCTTCGAGACAGAGTTCAACACACAGCCGCACCGCAACGTGGAGGGAGACTTCAACCCCTTCGCCTCGCCACAGAAGAGCAAACACAACTCCGGAGACCACAACAACTTGAAAGACCCTGGAGGAGCCTGGGAGGGCATGCAGGACGCCATCCAGCAAGATCAAAACGGACTGTCTCACAATGCTGTAAATAGAGCATCGAATGGGCTCCAAAGCAATCTATCAGTAGTCACTTACAGTCAG
- the LOC124031620 gene encoding U1 small nuclear ribonucleoprotein C-like isoform X1, giving the protein MLTIRLFYCDYCDTYLTHDSPSVRKTHCSGRKHKENVKDYYQKWMEEQAQSLIDKTTAAFQSGKIPPTPFPGAPPPGGAMLPPPNIGGPPRPGMLPVPGPPMGGHGPHMMQMMGPPPHGMMPGGMRPPMGHMQMMPGPHMMRHHRPMMLIRPGMIRPDR; this is encoded by the exons ATGCTGACTATCAGGCT ATTTTATTGTGACTACTGTGATACGTACCTTACACATGACTCG CCATCGGTGAGAAAGACTCACTGTAGTGGACGAAAGCATAAAGAGAATGTGAAAGACTACTACCAGAAATGGATGGAGGAGCAGGCACAGAGCCTCATCGATAAAACAA CGGCTGCCTTCCAGTCTGGTAAGATCCCTCCTACCCCATTCCCTGGAGCCCCTCCCCCAGGCGGAGCCATGCTCCCTCCTCCAAACATCG GTGGCCCTCCACGCCCAGGCATGCTACCAGTGCCCGGGCCCCCTATGGGTGGACATGGTCCTCATATGATGCAAATGATGGGGCCCCCACCACATGGAATGATGCCTGGAG GTATGCGACCACCAATGGGCCACATGCAGATGATGCCTGGCCCACATATGATGCGCCACCATCGGCCAATGATGCTTATCAGACCGGGTATGATCCGGCCGGACAGATGA
- the LOC124031620 gene encoding U1 small nuclear ribonucleoprotein C-like isoform X2: MPKFYCDYCDTYLTHDSPSVRKTHCSGRKHKENVKDYYQKWMEEQAQSLIDKTTAAFQSGKIPPTPFPGAPPPGGAMLPPPNIGGPPRPGMLPVPGPPMGGHGPHMMQMMGPPPHGMMPGGMRPPMGHMQMMPGPHMMRHHRPMMLIRPGMIRPDR, translated from the exons ATGCCTAA ATTTTATTGTGACTACTGTGATACGTACCTTACACATGACTCG CCATCGGTGAGAAAGACTCACTGTAGTGGACGAAAGCATAAAGAGAATGTGAAAGACTACTACCAGAAATGGATGGAGGAGCAGGCACAGAGCCTCATCGATAAAACAA CGGCTGCCTTCCAGTCTGGTAAGATCCCTCCTACCCCATTCCCTGGAGCCCCTCCCCCAGGCGGAGCCATGCTCCCTCCTCCAAACATCG GTGGCCCTCCACGCCCAGGCATGCTACCAGTGCCCGGGCCCCCTATGGGTGGACATGGTCCTCATATGATGCAAATGATGGGGCCCCCACCACATGGAATGATGCCTGGAG GTATGCGACCACCAATGGGCCACATGCAGATGATGCCTGGCCCACATATGATGCGCCACCATCGGCCAATGATGCTTATCAGACCGGGTATGATCCGGCCGGACAGATGA
- the LOC124021067 gene encoding V-type proton ATPase subunit S1-like protein, with the protein MAKQDLFMYLHLFSVVFLQLSLSFDQVPAVVEKSLGGPTSQDIRVQNNGLASQSHSAASDGDSSLLVVEHPLRRVLQLYGWQLDSPHRTKRRLLQTSSTLPYSPLSVVYNGKTCILFRARKIAIRFRNSTSVDLTEKAFGPDAPVDTKGSMCSKDKATLVLRFGDVEDLRGLAIRLQMSNTFYESAGQNWFTLDSVHIHYNWTHEATFNASDVYAPSTYSYHCQHVSSLQKYDTLLVPSSITDNSANWHITFTDFQLQSFNVLSNKFASASDCATFFTPAILMGLITSLILLLVLAYALHMVVHLKHIDTYEEHKTTVYFPRSSETAECTDATGSTATEKNSL; encoded by the exons ATGGCAAAACAAGACCTCTTTATGTATTTGCATTTATTTTCTGTCGTTTTTCTGCAGCTTTCTTTGTCTTTTGATCAAGTGCCTGCTGTTGTGGAGAAAAG TTTAGGGGGACCCACATCCCAAGATATCAGGGTTCAAAACA ATGGATTGGCTTCCCAGAGCCACAGTGCTGCTTCCGATGGGGACAGTTCTTTGCTTGTGGTGGAGCACCCTCTCAGAAGAGTGCTGCAG CTTTATGGGTGGCAGCTGGACTCCCCACACAGAACCAAAAGGAGGCTACTGCAGACATCGAGCACTCTTCCTTACTCTCCTCTGAGCGTGGTTTACAATGGaaaaacatgtatcctgtttaGGGCCAGGAAGATTGCTATAAGGTTCAGGAACAGCACTTCGGTGGATCTCACAGAGAAGGCATTCGGCCCCGACGCACCGGTTGACACCAAAGGATCTATGTGCAGCAAAGATAAAGCTAC GCTTGTTCTACGATTTGGAGATGTGGAGGACTTGAGAGGACTTGCCATAAG GCTACAGATGTCCAACACATTCTATGAGTCGGCAGGGCAGAACTGGTTTACTCTGGACAGCGTACACATCCACTACAACTGGACCCACGAGGCTACGTTCAATGCCAGCGACGTGTACGCTCCTAGTACCTACTCCTACCACTGTCAACACGTCAGCAGTCTGCAGAAGTACGACACGCTGCTTGTACCAAGCTCCATCACAGACAACTCCGCAAACTGGCACATCACATTCACAGACTTCCAG TTACAATCATTCAACGTGCTGTCCAACAAGTTTGCCTCAGCCAGCGACTGCGCTACGTTCTTCACTCCGGCAATCCTCATGGGTCTGATcacctccctcatcctcctcctggtCCTGGCCTACGCTCTGCACATGGTGGTGCACCTCAAACACATCGACACCTACGAAGAGCACAAGACTACTGTCTACTTCCCTCGCAGCTCAGAGACTGCAGAATGCACCGATGCCACCGGCTCCACCGCCACTGAGAAAAACAGCTTGTAG